The Drosophila biarmipes strain raj3 chromosome 2L, RU_DBia_V1.1, whole genome shotgun sequence genome has a window encoding:
- the LOC108035097 gene encoding chitin deacetylase 1, whose amino-acid sequence MLCPGENVNCQTGFTVKVVASAQRRLGRLAPPHFNARLLASSIMVIMIMSSSLDALVIDNAGNGIITSNHTRQRRSTSGGGASPASCMQDARFYRNPNRPVHKIWTNSECAKYFLCLDGEVFEFKCSEGLLFDVVRQICDFKANVDNCDVSAETPAPKPLLEMADCADEYQLGCADGTCLPQEYFCDGSVDCPDGSDEGWCDVEHDPNAAGACDPRKCQLPQCFCSKDGTQIPGGIPAQSVPQMILLTFDDAINHDNWELFSKVLFTQNRRNPNGCPIKGTFYVSHPFTNYQYVQKLWNDGHEIAVHSVTHRGPEMWWSKNATIEDWFDEMVGQANIINKFAAVRMEEIRGMRVPFLRVGWNRQFLMMKEFGFVYDSSMVAPHSNPPLWPYTLDYKMPHTCTGVNQNCPSRSYPGIWELVMNQLEAGEYMCGMVDSCPPHLSGEDVYRMLTHNFKRHYLSNRAPFGLYFHSTWFKKIDYLNAFLKFLDDLQKLPDVHFVTNQQAIQWMRHPTPSNQLHQFESWHCQPKDLDPHERVCNLPNVCKVRSRVLQEDRFFYTCMECPAQYPWIRNEFGLD is encoded by the exons ATGCTCTGCCCGGGGGAAAATGTAAATTGCCAAACGGGTTTCACAGTCAAGGTCGTCGCTTCCGCCCAGCGACGCCTTGGGCGGCTAGCACCGCCCCACTTCAACGCCCGCTTATTAGCCAGCTCGATAATGGTGATTATGATTATGTCGTCTTCGCTGGATGCCCTGGTCATTG ACAATGCTGGAAATGGTATAATCACCAGCAACCACACCCGGCAACGGCGCTCGACCTCCGGAGGGGGAGCATCGCCGGCCAGCTGCATGCAAGATGCACGTTTCTACCGCAATCCCAACCGGCCGGTGCACAAGATCTGGACGAACAGCGAGTGCGCCAAGTATTTCCTCTGCCTGGACGGCGAGGTCTTCGAGTTCAAGTGCTCTGAGGGCCTGCTCTTCGATGTGGTGCGTCAGATCTGCGACTTCAAGGCGAATGTGGATAACTGCGATGTGAGCGCGGAGACGCCGGCTCCGAAGCCCCTCCTGGAGATGGCCGACTGCGCGGATGAGTACCAGTTGGGCTGCGCCGATGGCACCTGCCTGCCGCAGGAGTACTTCTGCGATGGGTCAGTGGACTGTCCCGACGGCTCCGACGAGGGTTGGTGCGATGTGGAGCACGATCCGAATGCGGCGGGTGCCTGTGATCCGCGCAAGTGCCAGTTGCCCCAGTGCTTCTGCTCCAAGGATGGCACCCAGATACCCGGCGGCATTCCTGCCCAGAGTGTGCCGCAGATGATCCTGCTGACCTTCGACGATGCCATCAACCACGACAATTGGGAGCTCTTCTCCAAGGTTTTGTTCACACAGAACAGGCGCAATCCGAACGGCTGTCCCATCAAGGGCACCTTCTACGTCTCGCATCCGTTCACCAACTATCAGTACGTGCAGAAGCTGTGGAACGATGGTCACGAGATAGCCGTGCACTCGGTCAC ACATCGCGGTCCTGAGATGTGGTGGTCCAAGAACGCCACCATCGAGGACTGGTTCGACGAGATGGTTGGCCAGGCGAACATCATCAACAAGTTTGCCGCCGTTCGAATGGAGGAGATCCGGGGCATGCGGGTGCCCTTCCTGCGCGTCGGCTGGAATCGGCAGTTCCTCATGATGAAGGAGTTCGGCTTCGTGTACGACTCCTCCATGGTGGCGCCGCACTCGAATCCTCCCCTCTGGCCCTACACCCTGGACTACAAGATGCCGCACACCTGCACGGGCGTGAATCAGAACTGTCCATCGAGGAGCTACCCGGGCATTTGGGAACTGGTGATGAACCAACTGGAGGCGGGTGAGTATATGTGCGGCATGGTGGACAGTTGTCCGCCGCACTTGAGCGGCGAGGATGTGTACCGGATGCTGACGCACAACTTCAAGAGGCACTACCTCAGCAATAGGGCGCCCTTTGGCCTGTATTTCCACTCCACTTGGTTCAAGAAAATCGACTATCTGAATGCCTTTCTG AAATTCCTCGACGATCTGCAAAAGCTGCCGGATGTGCACTTTGTGACCAATCAGCAGGCCATTCAGTGGATGCGCCATCCCACGCCCAGCAATCAGCTGCATCAGTTCGAGTCCTGGCACTGCCAGCCCAAGGATCTGGATCCCCACGAGCGCGTCTGCAACCTGCCGAATGTGTGCAAGGTGCGGAGTCGGGTGCTGCAGGAGGATCGCTTCTTCTACACGTGCATGGAGTGTCCGGCCCAGTATCCCTGGATTCGCAACGAGTTCGGTTTGGACTAA
- the LOC108035104 gene encoding U6 snRNA-associated Sm-like protein LSm7 yields the protein MADKKVGGGNNDGKEKRRKESILDLSKYLEKQIRVKFAGGREASGILKGYDALLNLVLDNTVEYLRDSDEPYKLTETNRSLGLVVCRGTALVLICPQDGVESIANPFITQ from the exons atGGCAGATAAAAAG GTGGGCGGCGGCAACAACGACGGCAAGGAGAAGCGCCGCAAGGAGTCGATTCTGGACCTCTCCAAGTACCTGGAGAAGCAGATCCGCGTGAAGTTCGCGGGCGGCCGCGAGGCATCCGGAATCCTCAAGGGCTACGACGCCCTGCTCAACCTGGTGCTGGACAACACGGTGGAGTACCTGCGCGACTCCGACGAGCCCTACAAGCTGACTGAGACGAACCGGAGCCTGGGACTGGTGGTGTGTCGCGGCACAGCTCTGGTCCTCATCTGTCCGCAGGACGGAGTCGAGAGCATCGCCAATCCGTTCATAACGCAATAA
- the LOC108034163 gene encoding BUB3-interacting and GLEBS motif-containing protein ZNF207 — MGRKKKKASKPWCWYCNREFDDEKILVQHQKAKHFKCHICHKKLYTGPGLSIHCMQVHKETVDKVPNSLPNRSNIEIEIFGMDGIPAEDLRDHERQKNGGKSDSDDDEPVAKKKVEYAMSVPPPMMMPPNMMPPHMLGQYGMGMMQHMPPLPPYPVPMMPHMMPPRPLFPAAMATTSAAAAAAAAHHHAAAMAQQKPTFPAYSNATISAPPTTNHAGGASSAPPSGPPDGQQHQQRPPAPPAAGAAATAAVTTKIMHPQEDISLEELRARQPKIQSRLAAAMAALANPQNRKSPSNNGGAQSSMPATPPPPSLAGISPTGSNSSSGMANAIAVSTAMSKAQETAALVAVAQAQAQAHVHAAQAQAQAQAQAQAQAQAVVQAQVQAVQVAHAVAAQQQAVQQQQQQQQQAAQQQQQTVAQQQQQQQQAVAQQQHAAQQQQVKQLEELNRAVMLQRFQAARQPANPGAAAAAAAAAAVGMMPIPGHMQLMQPMLRPAMAIGPHGALIGGNMLRAAGAPGFNGIPAGLLPMQIGLPGMPGALPAGAMAMPGMGVMLQGHPNMLQMMQPRFR, encoded by the exons ATGGGAcgcaagaagaagaaggccTCCAAACCCTGGTGCTG GTACTGCAACCGAGAGTTCGACGACGAGAAGATCCTGGTGCAGCACCAGAAGGCCAAGCACTTCAAGTGCCACATCTGCCACAAGAAGTTGTACACCGGACCGGGCCTGTCCATCCACTGTATGCAGGTGCACAAGGAGACGGTCGACAAGGTGCCCAACTCGCTGCCCAATCGCTCAAACATTGAAATCGAAATCTTCGGCATGGACGGCATTCCCGCCGAGGACCTCAGGGATCACGAGCGACAGAAGAATGGCGGCAAGTCGGACTCGGACGATGATGAGCCGGTGGCCAAGAAGAAGGTGGAAT ATGCCATGAGTGTACCGCCGCCCATGATGATGCCTCCGAACATGATGCCTCCACACATGCTGGGACAATATGGCATGGGCATGATGCAGCACATGCCGCCGCTGCCTCCGTATCCAGTGCCCATGATGCCGCACATGATGCCGCCGCGTCCCCTGTTTCCAGCCGCCATGGCCACCACCTCGGCGgcagctgctgcggctgcggccCATCACCACGCCGCCGCCATGGCCCAGCAAAAGCCAACATTTCCAGCGTACAG TAATGCTACCATAAGTGCTCCGCCCACCACCAATCATGCTGGTGGCGCATCCAGCGCACCACCAAGTGGTCCGCCCGATGgccagcaacatcagcagcgcCCGCCAGCTCCGCCAGCTGCGGGCGCAGCTGCCACCGCAGCTGTGACCACCAAGATCATGCATCCGCAGGAGGACATAAGTCTGGAAGAGTTGCGCGCCCGGCAACCGAAGATACAGTCGCGTCTGGCGGCCGCAATGGCTGCCCTGGCGAATCCACAGAACCGCAAGAGTCCCAGCAACAATGGCGGTGCCCAGTCATCGATGCCCGCCACCCCACCGCCCCCGTCGCTGGCCGGGATCTCGCCCAcgggcagcaacagcagcagtggcATGGCTAACGCGATTGCCGTCTCCACAGCCATGTCGAAGGCCCAGGAA ACCGCCGCTCTAGTAGCCGTGGCACAGGCTCAAGCCCAGGCCCACGTCCATGCAGCCCAAGCCCAGGCTCAGGCTCAGGCGCAGGCTCAAGCCCAAGCTCAGGCCGTGGTCCAGGCCCAGGTGCAGGCCGTCCAAGTGGCCCACGCTGTGGCAGCCCAGCAGCAGgcggtgcagcagcagcaacagcagcagcagcaagcggcgcagcagcagcagcagacggtggcgcagcagcagcaacagcaacaacaggccGTGGCGCAGCAACAGCATGCggctcagcagcagcaggtcaAGCAACTGGAGGAACTGAATCGGGCTGTGATGCTCCAGCGCTTTCAGGCTGCCCGGCAGCCGGCAAACCCTGGCGCTGCGGCAGCGGCTGCGGCGGCCGCAGCCGTCGGCATG ATGCCGATTCCTGGCCACATGCAGCTGATGCAGCCGATGCTGAGACCGGCCATGGCCATCGGCCCCCATGGAGCTCTGATCGGCGGGAACATGCTAAGAGCAGCCGGTGCACCCGGATTCAATGGAATACCTGCAG GCCTGCTGCCCATGCAGATAGGACTGCCGGGAATGCCGGGCGCCTTGCCCGCTGGAGCGATGGCGATGCCGGGCATGGGCGTGATGCTGCAGGGACACCCCAACATGCTGCAGATGATGCAGCCGCGCTTCAGATGA
- the LOC108034896 gene encoding protein yellow gives MLRFTHGLLLLWAASALGNDNLRVAYEWREMDFEYASPDQRWSAIERGEFKPANVIPFGLEVAGHRLFVTLPRWRSGVPASLAYLDLNDTSSKSPVLKPFPSWQAHNFQEDDAELVSPFRVRADRCGRLWVLDSRISGVLEQTKIYGAAQLLVYDLHNDDLLRRHVFPLGQLKQGSLLANLAVEDSDCENTFAYAADLGNPSLLVYSWKDQESWRVQHHFFHPDPLAGNFSINGIEFQWDDGLYGLALSKPLESGYSTLYFHPLCSTTEFSVDTAILRNKTLATSTMIYREFKVLGSRGPNTQAGAEFLDPASGVLFYALPNLNEVACWRTATEFKHSSQSRIFMSNDSLVFPSDIKVDDQQRLWVLSNQLPVFIYDELYPGSINFRILTASVKDAIENTACEIRTSPLPDVINKLGDILNTNIKVKTNSAESLGSLRSLMMVGLCFLMSFRI, from the exons ATGCTGCGTTTCACCCACGGACTGCTCCTCCTGTGGGCGGCTTCTGCCCTGGGAAACGACAATCTGCGCGTGGCCTACGAGTGGCGGGAAATGGACTTCGAGTACGCCAGTCCGGACCAGAGGTGGTCGGCCATCGAGCGCGGCGAGTTCAAGCCGGCCAATGTGATACCCTTTGGCCTGGAGGTCGCCGGCCACCGACTCTTCGTCACCCTGCCCCGCTGGCGGTCCGGAGTGCCGGCCTCGTTGGCCTACCTTGATCTTAATG ATACCTCCAGCAAGAGTCCGGTCCTGAAGCCCTTCCCCAGCTGGCAGGCCCACAATTTCCAAGAAGACGACGCGGAGCTGGTCTCTCCATTCCGCGTGCGAGCCGACCGATGTGGCCGCCTCTGGGTCCTGGACTCTCGAATTTCTGGGGTCCTAGAGCAGACCAAGATCTACGGAGCAGCCCAACTGCTGGTCTACGACCTGCACAATGACGACCTGCTGCGAAGACATGTATTTCCCTTGGGCCAACTGAAGCAGGGATCCCTGTTGGCCAATCTCGCCGTGGAGGACTCTGATTGCGAGAACACCTTTGCCTATGCGGCCGATTTGGGCAACCCCAGCCTGCTGGTTTACTCGTGGAAGGACCAGGAGTCGTGGCGCGTGCAGCACCATTTCTTCCACCCCGATCCCTTGGCCGGTAACTTCAGCATCAACGGCATCGAGTTCCAGTGGGATGATGGTCTATATGGTCTGGCTCTGTCGAAACCCTTGGAATCCGGCTACTCCACATTGTACTTCCATCCCCTTTGCTCCACCACGGAATTCTCGGTGGATACGGCGATATTGCGAAACAAGACCTTGGCCACCTCAACGATGATTTACAGGGAGTTCAAGGTGTTGGGCTCGAGGGGCCCAAACACCCAGGCTGGAGCCGAGTTCTTGGACCCTGCCAGCGGTGTCCTTTTCTACGCCCTGCCCAATCTGAATGAAGTCGCCTGCTGGCGCACTGCCACTGAATTCAAGCACAGTTCCCAGAGTCGCATCTTCATGAGCAACGACAGCTTGGTGTTCCCCAGTGACATCAAGGTGGATGACCAGCAACGTCTGTGGGTGCTCTCCAACCAGCTGCCCGTCTTCATCTACGATGAGCTGTATCCCGGTTCCATTAATTTCCGCATCTTAACGGCCAGTGTTAAGGATGCCATCGAGAACACTGCCTGCGAAATCAGAACTTCCCCCCTGCCGGATGTGATCAACAAACTTGGGGATATCCTAAACACGAATATCAAGGTGAAGACAAATTCTGCGGAATCCCTGGGAAGCCTGAGGTCCCTGATGATGGTTGGTCTGTGTTTCCTGATGAGCTTTAGGATCTAG
- the LOC108034905 gene encoding uncharacterized protein LOC108034905, which produces MGYWSETRAWIFRDPAKLIRYLVLFACCIVVIVQLYECFGKLYDPPISTHSYYNLNETIEMPAVTICREPPYKEDTLTRLSGGACPHPKYATCWMNYPFGEISLEEFFENSTHDMGDTFVFYGLNENSNNVVMNSSLHFYMGRCYTLRPKEPAKRVSKAVGYSLMLEHSMLTTSTSDVDTGGVGWHVFIHDKKENFTEINMKGSGRVEYVFVRVNEEIEIKLQTQYFSNVQTRQEACSHDEDYSDLKCGEQCIWQDLADNMQCSGPWMHEIASEPCNDSVSMRKLISDYKDVYENEDDFDCDCIQPCQSRIYTTFIQNRKTFIQPEPRTQIYIYYTTKLISMIEERPSYDTTQFIADVGGSLGFLLGLSVLGLIGILEHMTLFFCGGFIKRMQQKEQARKEQALSEDGQSQTSDETIDIAIAYKKKDNKQTKY; this is translated from the exons ATGGGTTACTGGTCGGAGACTCGGGCCTGGATCTTCCGCGATCCGGCCAAGCTCATCCGTTACCTGGTCCTCTTCGCCTGCTGCATCGTGGTCATTGTCCAGTTGTACGAGTGCTTCGGCAAGCTCTACGACCCGCCCATCTCGACGCACTCCTACTACAACCTCAACGAAACCATCGAAATGCCGGCGGTCACCATATGTCGGGAGCCGCCTTATAAGGAGGACACGCTAACG CGCCTTTCTGGCGGAGCCTGTCCCCACCCGAAATACGCCACCTGCTGGATGAACTATCCTTTCGGAGAAATATCTCTGGAAGAGTTCTTTGAAAATAGCACTCATGATATGGGCGacacttttgttttctatGGTCTAAACGAAAATTCAAATA ATGTGGTGATGAACAGCAGTCTACATTTTTACATGGGTCGCTGCTATACCCTCAGGCCCAAGGAGCCCGCCAAGAGAGTGTCGAAGGCCGTGGGTTACTCCCTGATGCTAGAACATTCCATGCTGACCACTTCCACCAGCGATGTGGACACAGGTGGCGTGGGCTGGCATGTCTTTATACACGATAAGAAGGAGAATTTCACAG AAATCAACATGAAGGGTTCTGGGCGTGTGGAGTACGTTTTTGTGAGGGTCAATGAGGAAATCGAGATCAAACTTCAGACGCAATACTTCTCCAATGTGCAGACGCGTCAGGAGGCTTGCTCCCACGACGAGGACTACAGTGACTTGAAG TGTGGTGAGCAGTGCATCTGGCAGGATCTGGCTGACAATATGCAGTGTTCGGGACCTTGGATGCATGAAATTGCAAGTGAGCCCTGCAATGACTCTGTCTCGATGCGAAAACTAATATCGGATTATAAGGA TGTATATGAAAACGAGGATGACTTCGACTGCGACTGCATTCAGCCCTGCCAATCGAGAATCTACACAACCTTCATTCAGAACCGCAAGACCTTCATTCAACCAGAGCCCCGCACCCAAATCTATATATACTACACAACGAAACTGATATCG ATGATTGAAGAGCGTCCCAGCTACGACACCACACAGTTCATAGCGGATGTGGGTGGTTCCCTGGGATTTCTGCTGGGCCTGTCTGTCCTGGGGCTGATTGGAATACTAGAACAC ATGACTCTCTTCTTCTGTGGCGGCTTTATCAAGAGGATGCAGCAGAAGGAGCAGGCCAGGAAGGAGCAGGCGCTTTCAGAGGATGGTCAGTCGCAAACCAGCGATGAGACCATCGACATAGCCATTGCTTATAAGAAGAAGGACAATAAGCAAACTAAATATTGA